The following proteins are co-located in the Pyrobaculum calidifontis JCM 11548 genome:
- a CDS encoding FMN-binding glutamate synthase family protein, with protein sequence MISKLVVVKSYIPPARHRVPEFWDEEKINYVRASSQSGLPPYALSEPRRVGRLLDRISFKDLRPREVNELLEKADKLDVDVGMDFFGTRLSVPIYVGDMSFGALSGNPNIAIAKAVTEFGAVAGIGEGGLHPEVAKYRNIVVQWASARFGMGLDLLRAGLAVNIKIGQGAKPGIGGHLPGRKVVDIIAQLRKIPKGSDALSPAPHHDIYSIEDLAQRVKALRDISKKPVLVKVAAVNKIMYVAVGVARSTAEGIIIDGAGAGTGATPLAIRNHLGIPIDYAIPVVHEWLRKNGVRDNFLVIGGGMLFSAEDVAKLIALGADMANIGTAALLSFGCIMCHACHTGGCPTALTNLIGYGKELDIEWAAGNLKNYLKALEAGLKAIVYALGFSSVRELVGRKDLLKIDYVDEEVASTIGVELGTPGGVAFYGKYEPVVSQEVYERGEPPIIGMGGVVPGYTYPARRPLDLLRIEAVQVTRPSVDPYREPVSIEVNIGRFRADTPVGVAAEVDEALVEVGKGLGAFIYGNCEDELCVNNYDWVAVPPSGATLANGVAELGREIIVVDERLGGDMWLEEYIPRLDVELKKRRVRDRVVVVAVGEFYDGADVYKLAALGADVIVPLGIFTYIHRRFKDLPMWKRAEKYENAILSIEKELKLAMGAGGVTNYQHMVGNRDLVRSLDGAVAKRLGVEVAGR encoded by the coding sequence ATGATTTCTAAGCTTGTCGTTGTAAAAAGCTACATACCCCCGGCACGTCACAGAGTGCCGGAGTTCTGGGACGAGGAGAAGATCAACTACGTCCGCGCCTCATCGCAGAGCGGCTTGCCGCCGTATGCCCTAAGCGAGCCGCGGAGAGTTGGCAGACTCCTAGACCGCATCTCGTTCAAGGATCTAAGGCCGAGGGAGGTCAACGAGCTGTTGGAGAAGGCGGATAAATTGGACGTAGACGTGGGAATGGACTTCTTTGGGACACGGCTGAGTGTTCCCATCTACGTTGGCGACATGTCCTTCGGCGCATTGAGCGGAAATCCCAATATCGCCATAGCAAAGGCTGTTACGGAGTTCGGCGCGGTGGCCGGGATAGGCGAGGGCGGGCTGCACCCCGAGGTGGCCAAGTATAGGAACATAGTGGTTCAATGGGCCTCTGCCAGGTTTGGAATGGGCCTAGATCTGCTGAGGGCCGGCCTCGCAGTTAATATAAAGATTGGACAGGGGGCTAAGCCGGGCATAGGCGGCCACTTGCCCGGCAGAAAGGTGGTGGACATAATAGCGCAACTCCGGAAGATACCTAAGGGTAGCGATGCGCTTTCCCCCGCACCACACCACGACATCTACTCAATCGAAGACCTGGCGCAGAGAGTTAAAGCACTTAGAGACATAAGCAAGAAGCCAGTATTGGTCAAAGTCGCGGCGGTGAACAAGATAATGTATGTGGCAGTGGGCGTGGCTAGGTCGACCGCGGAGGGCATCATCATAGACGGCGCAGGCGCGGGGACAGGCGCCACGCCCCTCGCGATTAGAAACCACCTAGGCATACCCATCGACTACGCCATACCCGTCGTCCACGAGTGGCTTAGGAAAAACGGCGTGAGAGACAACTTCTTAGTCATAGGCGGCGGCATGTTGTTCAGCGCAGAGGACGTGGCAAAATTGATCGCGCTTGGCGCAGACATGGCGAACATAGGCACTGCCGCGCTCCTCTCCTTCGGCTGTATAATGTGCCACGCCTGTCACACCGGCGGGTGCCCCACGGCGTTGACAAACCTAATAGGGTATGGAAAAGAGCTGGACATAGAGTGGGCCGCGGGCAATTTAAAGAACTACCTCAAGGCGCTGGAGGCGGGGCTTAAGGCCATTGTATACGCCTTGGGCTTCAGCTCTGTGAGAGAGCTGGTGGGCCGCAAAGACCTCCTCAAGATCGACTACGTCGACGAAGAGGTGGCCTCAACCATCGGCGTTGAGCTCGGCACCCCTGGAGGAGTGGCCTTCTACGGCAAATACGAGCCCGTGGTGTCTCAGGAGGTCTACGAGCGGGGAGAGCCGCCGATAATAGGAATGGGCGGAGTAGTGCCCGGCTATACCTACCCCGCGAGGCGGCCTCTCGACCTGTTGCGCATTGAGGCGGTGCAGGTTACGCGCCCCTCTGTGGACCCCTACAGAGAGCCGGTGTCCATAGAGGTCAACATTGGGCGTTTTAGGGCTGACACGCCTGTGGGAGTGGCGGCGGAGGTAGACGAGGCGCTTGTGGAAGTGGGGAAGGGCCTGGGCGCCTTCATATACGGCAACTGCGAAGACGAGCTTTGCGTAAACAACTACGACTGGGTCGCCGTGCCGCCTAGTGGCGCCACACTGGCGAACGGCGTCGCCGAGCTGGGGCGGGAGATCATAGTGGTAGACGAAAGGCTTGGAGGCGACATGTGGCTTGAGGAGTATATACCGAGGCTAGACGTGGAGTTGAAAAAGAGGAGGGTTAGGGACAGGGTGGTGGTTGTCGCAGTGGGGGAGTTCTACGATGGCGCTGACGTGTATAAACTCGCCGCTCTCGGCGCCGATGTGATAGTACCGCTGGGGATATTTACGTATATACACAGGCGCTTTAAGGACTTGCCCATGTGGAAAAGAGCTGAGAAATACGAGAACGCCATTTTGTCCATTGAAAAAGAGCTGAAGCTCGCCATGGGCGCAGGTGGTGTGACAAACTATCAACACATGGTGGGCAACAGGGACTTGGTGAGGTCACTGGACGGCGCGGTGGCAAAGAGGCTAGGCGTAGAGGTGGCAGGTAGGTAG